From one Malus sylvestris chromosome 1, drMalSylv7.2, whole genome shotgun sequence genomic stretch:
- the LOC126615570 gene encoding protein trichome birefringence-like 25 has protein sequence MVKEMRVQSNPILSFHKNSHVFVKFAVCFVLVGLAFRLLFSDSALSIGLNLPVEPPSLAAADQQETESSSSSASDSSLFPVQTQNSTIVDFPGNNSQTYGNVAVKCDLFTGDWVPDPSGPRYTNESCHVMESHQNCMKNGRPDSEYFYWRWSPRDCELPKFNPQSFLGTMRNKSWAFIGDSISRNHVQSLLCILSQVEQAVEVYHDKEYRSKRWVFPSYNFTLSVIWTPFLVKAGIFEDMNGVSTSEIQLHLDELDKTWTDQYSSLDYVVIAGGKWFLKTAIYHEINTVSGCHYCPGKNLTELGFDYAYRSALRLVFDFITRSDHKAFVFLRTTTPDHFENGEWFSGGYCNRSVPFKEGEVDIKDVDAAMRNIELEEFEKATAQGSEKGVNFKLLDTTYLSLLRPDGHPGPYRQFQPFAKDKNAKVQNDCLHWCLPGPIDSWNDLVMELLVNGGKYR, from the exons ATGGTGAAAGAAATGAGGGTTCAATCGAACCCAATATTGTCATTCCACAAAAACAGCCATGTATTTGTGAAGTTTGCAGTCTGCTTTGTCTTAGTTGGTCTCGCTTTTCGACTCTTGTTTTCCGATTCTGCACTTTCTATCGGATTAAATTTACCAGTAGAGCCACCTTCTCTTGCAGCTGCAGACCAACAAGAAACAGaatcttcctcctcttctgcttCTGATTCTTCTTTATTTCCTGTCCAAACTCAAAACTCtacaattgttgattttcctgGAAATAACTCTCAAACATATGGcaatg TTGCAGTAAAGTGCGACCTTTTTACTGGAGATTGGGTACCAGACCCATCAGGTCCAAGATACACTAACGAAAGCTGCCATGTGATGGAATCTCATCAGAATTGTATGAAGAACGGTCGCCCCGATTCCGAGTACTTTTACTGGAGGTGGAGTCCAAGAGACTGTGAGCTACCCAAGTTCAATCCGCAGAGTTTTCTTGGTACGATGAGGAACAAATCATGGGCCTTCATTGGCGATTCGATTTCGCGGAACCATGTCCAGTCATTGCTTTGCATTCTCTCTCAA GTGGAGCAAGCTGTTGAGGTATACCATGACAAAGAATACAGGTCCAAAAGATGGGTTTTCCCCTCTTACAACTTCACCCTTTCGGTAATTTGGACTCCGTTTCTCGTCAAAGCGGGTATTTTCGAAGACATGAATGGAGTTTCTACTTCCGAAATCCAGCTTCATCTTGACGAGCTTGACAAGACATGGACCGATCAGTATAGCAGCTTGGATTACGTGGTGATTGCCGGAGGGAAATGGTTTCTTAAGACTGCAATTTACCATGAAATCAACACGGTCAGCGGCTGCCATTACTGTCCCGGAAAGAACTTGACAGAGTTAGGGTTTGACTACGCATATCGCAGTGCCCTCCGTCTGGTTTTCGATTTCATCACTCGTTCGGATCATAAAGCGTTTGTTTTCTTGAGAACCACCACACCTGACCACTTCGAGAACGGAGAGTGGTTCAGTGGGGGGTACTGCAATAGATCAGTGCCATTCAAAGAGGGTGAGGTTGACATAAAAGATGTCGATGCTGCAATGCGAAATATCGAGTTGGAAGAATTTGAGAAGGCTACAGCCCAAGGATCGGAGAAGGGAGTAAACTTTAAACTACTGGACACAACCTACCTTTCACTACTTAGACCTGATGGGCACCCAGGTCCATACAGGCAGTTCCAGCCATTTGCAAAGGATAAGAATGCCAAAGTTCAGAATGATTGCCTACATTGGTGCTTGCCTGGGCCAATAGACTCTTGGAATGATTTGGTTATGGAATTGTTGGTCAATGGCGGAAAATATCGATGA
- the LOC126615562 gene encoding hydroquinone glucosyltransferase-like, protein MAKSQTPHIAILPTPGMGHLIPLAEFAKRLVHLHNFTVTFVVPCDGPPTKAQKSVLDALPTAIDHVFLPPVCFDDLPQGSKIETIISLTVARSLASLRDALSSLASRTKLVGLVVDLFGTDAFDVAKEFNLSNYIFFPSTAMALSLFLYLPKLHETVSCEYRDLSDPVTIPGCIPIPGSELLDPVQDRRDEAYKWLLHHTKRYRLADGIIANSFTELEPGALKALQEKEPGKPPVYPVGPLVKMEFSGVLDDQSSKCLKWLDEQPRGSVLYVSFGSGGTLSYDQINELAIGLEMSEQRFLWVVRSPSDQAANTTYFTVHSQNDPLEFLPEGFLDRTQGRGLVVPNWAPQAHILSHESIGGFLTHCGWNSALESVVNGVPLIAWPLYAEQKMNAFMFTKDLKVALRPKPDEHGLIGREEIAMVVQSFMEGEEGKRLRNRMKELKDAGAKALSENGASTKALSDAITKLKAQISN, encoded by the coding sequence ATGGCAAAATCGCAAACACCTCACATAGCAATTCTCCCGACTCCAGGCATGGGCCACCTCATCCCACTCGCCGAGTTTGCCAAACGACTCGTCCACCTTCACAACTTCACCGTCACATTCGTAGTCCCCTGTGACGGCCCTcccacaaaagcccaaaagtcCGTCCTCGACGCCTTGCCAACCGCCATCGACCATGTCTTCCTCCCGCCAGTCTGCTTTGACGACCTCCCACAAGGCTCCAAAATCGAAACCATAATTTCCCTCACCGTCGCCCGATCCCTCGCCTCCCTCCGCGACGCCCTCAGCTCCTTGGCCTCCCGCACGAAGCTTGTCGGGCTTGTCGTCGATCTCTTCGGCACGGACGCCTTCGATGTGGCCAAAGAATTCAACCTCTCCAACTACATTTTCTTCCCGTCCACGGCCATGGCCCTCTCTCTTTTCCTCTACTTGCCGAAGCTCCACGAAACGGTGTCGTGCGAGTATCGAGACCTCTCCGACCCTGTCACGATTCCTGGGTGCATCCCAATTCCCGGCAGTGAGTTGCTCGACCCGGTTCAGGACCGGAGAGACGAGGCCTACAAATGGCTTCTTCATCACACGAAACGGTACCGTTTGGCGGATGGGATTATAGCGAATAGCTTCACAGAGTTGGAGCCAGGTGCACTGAAAGCTTTACAGGAGAAAGAACCAGGTAAGCCGCCGGTTTACCCCGTTGGACCGCTAGTTAAAATGGAGTTCAGCGGCGTTTTGGATGACCAGTCATCCAAGTGTCTGAAGTGGCTGGATGAGCAGCCACGTGGCTCTGTATTGTATGTTTCTTTTGGGAGTGGTGGGACCCTCTCTTATGATCAGATCAATGAGTTGGCTATAGGGTTGGAAATGAGTGAGCAAAGATTTTTGTGGGTGGTGAGGAGTCCTAGTGACCAAGCTGCCAATACCACTTATTTTACTGTTCACAGCCAAAATGACCCTTTGGAGTTTCTTCCCGAAGGATTTCTAGATAGGACCCAAGGGCGGGGTCTGGTGGTGCCTAATTGGGCACCGCAGGCTCATATTCTAAGTCATGAGTCAATAGGAGGGTTCTTGACCCATTGCGGTTGGAATTCTGCATTGGAAAGTGTCGTAAATGGTGTACCTCTTATTGCTTGGCCACTATATGCTGAACAAAAAATGAATGCTTTTATGTTTACCAAAGATCTAAAGGTGGCACTGCGACCCAAGCCCGATGAACATGGTTTGATCGGAAGGGAGGAGATCGCTATGGTGGTTCAATCTTTCATGGAAGGCGAGGAAGGTAAGCGACTAAGAAACCGAATGAAGGAACTAAAGGATGCTGGTGCCAAGGCTCTTAGTGAGAATGGGGCTTCCACAAAGGCACTATCTGATGCGATCACAAAGTTGAAAgcccaaatttcaaattaa